One Algoriphagus sp. Y33 genomic window, CGAAACGGTGGGTTCAACTTTGACCAACAGATCCAAATGGCGGTAAACGGGTCTCTGGGAGAAAAAGTGAAGATCGGAGCTAATTTCGACTCAAATAATTCTTTCGACTTTCAAAACCAAATGAAACTCGAATTCAACGGGTTTGAAGAGGACATTATCCAGTCCATTGAAATCGGTAACGTAAGTATGCCTGTACAAAATAGGTTGATACAAGGAGCTCAGAATCTTTTTGGCGTCAAAACGCAGCTCAAATTTGGAAAATTGGGAGTGACAGCCGTAGCTTCTACCCAGCGGGGCCGAAGGGATAATCTAACAATCGATGCCAACGGTCAGGGCAGATCATTTGACATCCAGGCTTCGAAATATGATGAAAATCGACATTTCTTTATTGGACACTTCTTCCGTGACAATTATGAAAGATGGCTGAGAGGGCTTCCACAGGTTCTTTCGGGGGTGAACGTGACTAGAATTGAGGTTTACATCATGAACCGGGCAGCAAACACAGAGACACTTAGGAACTTTGTCGCGTTCATGGATCTGGGTGAGGGGAGGGTGATCTACAATCCTACCAACCCAAATATTGGCTCGGGAAACCCTTCGGCTCCCGCAGGGAACTCCGCCAATAGTCTATATTCGAACATATCCAACAATCCTGCCTTCCGACCTTTTGATACCGGATCACGGTCAATGGAGTCAAGCTTGGGGCTCAGAAAAGGAGTTGACTTTGAGCAAATCAACGGGGCAAGGAAATTGGATCAAACAGAATATTTTTTCAACCCGCAGCTTGGCTATTTGTCTCTTTTCAGAAGACTACAAAATGATGAAGTGCTTGCCGTCTCCTATGAATACACATACAATGGCCAAGTGTATAAAGTCGGAGAATTGACAGAAGATTATCAAAACAGACAAGAAGATGAAATGATTTTCATGAAGCTTCTTCGGCCTGCCCGAATCAACACCCGGGTTCCTACTTGGGATCTGATGATGAAAAACGTCTATAACCTGAATGCGAATCAAATTATGCGGGATGGTTTTCAGCTTCAGGTAATCTATAGGGATGACAGAACCGGTCTCGACAACCCTTCGCTTCTGGAGGGTACAGGGCTAAAAGACAAGCCATTGATCCGGCTCACTGGACTGGATAATCTCAATCCGCAAAATGATCCCGCCCCTGATGGGAATTTTGACTTTGTGGAAGGGCTCACCATACTCACAAACAGAGGTCTATTGGTATTCCCGGTTTTAGAGCCCTTTGGGTCCAACCTTGAAAAGTATTTCCAACCCGGAGAAGTAGTTCTGAAAGACAAATACGTCTACGATACACTATACAAGACAACCCAAGCAGATGCTGAACTTGTCACCAGGCTCAACAAATATTTTATTAAGGGCAGATTGACAGCCGGTTCTGCCAGCGAAATCCAATTACCTGGACTCAATATCTCTCCCGGTTCTGTGATAGTTCAAGCTGGAAATATCCCACTGACTGAAGGTGTTGACTTCACAGTAGACTATAATGTGGGGAGACTTGTCATCATCAATGATGCAATACTCCAGTCCGGGAAACAAATCAATGTGAGTTTTGAAAAAGCAGATTTGGTTTCCTTCCAAACCCGAAGTTTACTGGGAACCAGACTTGATTATTTGTTCAATGACAAGTTCAATATCGGTGGTACATTCCTTTATTTAAATGAAAGGCCTAACGTCACCCGAATTGCCACCGGGAATGAAACCTTAAGAAATAGCCTATGGGGATTGGACGGGAATTTCAGTGATGAATCGAGGTGGCTAACCAAAATGGCAGATGCTCTTCCCTTTACCAGCACCAAGGAAACTTCCCTTGTGCAGATCAGCGGGGAATTTGCACATCTTATTCCGGGAACATCCAATCGGGTAAATGGAGACCAAGCTTCCTATATTGATGATTTCGAGGCAGCAATTACACCATACAATTTGGGAGGAGCCGCCAATCAAAACTGGAAACTTGCCTCTACACCGCAGACCTCTGACAACAGATTTGACTTGAGTAACCAGACTGAAGACAACCTCGGAGCAGCTTATCGAAGAGCACGGGTGGCATGGTACAATATTGACAATATTTTCTATAGAGAAAATGGACCTGGTGTCCCCTCCAATATTACCAGGGAGGACAGGAGAAACCATTATGTCAGGCGTGTAGTGCCTCAGGAAATTTTCCCACAGCAAGACAGGGATGTGATCGTCACACCTGAACCTCTTTTTGAACTGGCTTACTTTCCCAGCGAGCGGGGCATGTACAATTATAACACAAATCTGACTACTGACGGTTTACTTCCAAATCCAAAAAACAACTACGGTGGGGTAACCAGAGCGATTACTACAGAAGTTGATTTTGACCGTACCAATATAGAGTATCTAGAATTCTGGTTGATGGATCCATTTATAGAGGGAGAAAATGGACGGGTACTCGATGGGATATTCAATCAAAACAATACAACGGGAGGTAAGTTATTCATCAATCTGGGAGACATTTCGGAAGATCTGATGAAAGATGGTCGCCATTCCTTCGAAAACGGGCTTCCAGCTAATGGAGACCCTGCCGAAACCGGTCAAAATGAATGGGGAAGAATTACCCGTGAGCAATTCTTATTGCCTGCCTTTGACAATTCGGAAACTTCTCGACAAAATCAAGATGTCGGTTTGGATGGGTTGAAGAATGAAGATGAAGCTACTTTTTTCCGTTCCCGATACTTAGATCGTCTGAATGTAAACGCTACGGCCAGAAATCAAATTCTAGAAGATGTTTCCGGAGATTTATTCAAATACTATCTAGATGAAGGGTTTGATCAAAATAATGTCAAAATTCTAGAGCGGTATAAAAAGTATAACGGATTGGAAGGCAACACCCCCGTGACAGCCAATGAAAACCTTCCATATACTCCCTCTGGGTCAAACACTCCTGACAACGAAGACTTGAACAATGACAATACCATCAACGAACTGGAAAACTACTATTCCTACGAAATGGAATTGAAGCCGGGAAGTATGGTAGTAGGTCAAAATTACATCGTGGACAAAACCACTCACAACGAAGGCGGAGAAAATGTGGATTGGTATTTATTCCGTATTCCTGTCCGTCAGCCAGACCGTATAGAAGGAGATATCTCAGGTTTCAAATCCATACGATGGATCAGAACCTATCTAACTGATTTCGAACAGCCGGTAGTACTTAGAATGGCCAACTTTCGCATGGTCGGCAGTCAGTGGAGAGTTTTTCAGGAATCCCTTTTCGAAAAAGGCCTTTTCGAAATCCCGGAACCGGACAATTCAAATGTAACCGTAGATGTGGTAAGTATTGAAGAGAATAGCCAGGGAAGTGCTACAGAAAGCCCATATGTACTTCCTCCGGGGATATTCCGGGATCGAGACAATACATCTACAGTAGAACGGAGACTGAACGAGCAATCTCTTCGAGTTTGTGTAGAAGATCTCGGACCCAAAGATGCCAGAGCTGTTTTCAAAAATGTTACTTTGGATTTGGTGCAGTTCGAACGGATCAAAATGTTTTTGCACGCAGACAGTGAAGATGCAATGGATGGGGAAATCACGGCATTCCTACGATTAGGTACAGACTATACTGATAACTATTACGAGATCGAAGTTCCTCTTATGATCACGCCAAAAGGCACGCGAGATCCGGATCAAATCTGGCCTGAGACAAATGAAATCGACATTGCAATCCAAGATGTGGTAGGAGTAAAAGTAGCCCGTGACAACCAAAAAGTATCACTCAATATCCCATTTTCACAACAAGTGGGTCGATACAAGGTAACTGTAGTCGGACGCCCGGAATTGAATCAATCCCAATCTTCCATGATCGGGGTAAGAAATCCCGGCACAAACGGAGGTGGAAGCAGGAGCATCTGTATATGGGCTAATGAACTTAGAGTGACGGGCTTCACCAAATCAAACGGATGGGCAGCCAATGCACTTATGAATGTAAAAATCGCCGATGTAGCTGTAGTCTCAGGATCCATCAGCCACAACTCAATAGGTTTTGGAGGATTGGAAACCAGGCTGTCCCAACGGGCGAGAGAATCAACCACCCAGTATGATATCTCCACCAATGTGGACATTCACAAGCTTCTTCCTGAAGCCTTGGGCGTAAGTATTCCTATGTACTTCTCGCTTGAAAACAGTACGACCAAACCTGAGTACGATCCTTTAAATCCCGATGTGCCCTTTGAAATAGCTCTTCAGAAATTCGACACTCAGGATGAAAAAGATGCTTACAGGAAAATCACTATGGATCAAATAAACCGTAAAAACATAAGTTTCAACAATGTACGAAAGATAAAAACCAACCCTGAATCAAAAAGTAATTTTTACGATTTAAGCAATTTCTCCTTCTCATATGCTTTTGGGCTAATGAGTCAAACAAGTGCCCAAATCGAAGATTACACCTACAAGACCTATCGCGGCAACGTCACATACAGCTTTCAGCCAAAACCGCTTACTATTGAGCCATTTAAAAACTCAGGATTTCTGGATTCCCCTCATTTGAAATTGATCAAGGATTTCAACCTCAACCTATCCCCTACACTAGTATTGGCTAGATTGGACGTAGATCGAAAGCACATGAGATCCCAATACAGAAATGATCAATTAACCACTACCGGCGTTGATCCGCTTTTCCAGAAAAGCTTCTTTATAAATCGCTTTTATACCGTGAACTGGGATTTGACAAAAAATCTACGGGTTGATTATACAGGAAGTGTAATGGCAGTAGTAGACGAACCCCAAGGTGATCTGGATACGGAGCAAAAATCCGATTCGGTAAGGTATAACGCATGGCGATTTGGTCGACGCACTAATTACAACCATTCTATTAACCTTAACTATACACTACCGCTGGATAAATCCCCGCTTACCGACTGGATAAGAGCGGAGTATAAATACATTGCCACGTATACGTGGCTCACCGGCGCGATTGGCCAAAGAGATACGCTGGGCAATTCGATCCAAAACACCCGTGACCAGTCTCTCAACGGAAAATTTGACCTGATAAGACTCTATAATAAAAGTAAAAAGCTGGCGGCGCTAAATGCCCCAAAACGACCAAGTATTCCGGGAAGAACATCGATACAGGCAGAAGACACTATCGGGACACCTTTCACCAATAAGGTGCTGAAAATGCTTATGATGGTAAAAGAGATCAGCTTCAACTATGGGAAAATTGAAGGCACTTTTCTGCCTGGATACATGCCAAATACAGGGCTTTTGGGAATGGATAGAGCTTTTGACAACCCCGGTTTGGCTTTTTTATTGGGAAGCCAGGATCCGGGAATAAGAAATGAATTTGCGCAGGCAGGAATAATGGCACCTAGCAGTGAACTCACGCAAACTTTCAAACAGACACGTGTTACAAATATGACGTTTGGTAGTTTGGTAGAACCATTCCAAGACTTTAAGATCACATTAAACGCAACTAAACGGGAAGTGGGCGATTATCAGGAAATTTTCAGAAATTCTATCGATAACCCAGGGGTTTACGAGTCTATAAGTCCCAATAGACTGGGTTCCTATAGCATTTCCACGATTATGATAGGGACTACCTTTAGCAAAGACCGCTTTGATAATTCTTCTCCTCTTTTCAATGATTTTGAAAATAATAGAGCTATTATTAAAAGTAGGCTTGATGCGAGGGATGCAGGCGGAGAATATAGCATCAATGGCCAAGATGTGTTGATACCAGCCTTCCTTGCTGCCTATCGAGGAAAGGATGCAGCCACTTTCGACATGAATCCTTTCCCAAAAATACCATTACCAAACTGGCGCTTGGATTATCGTGGGCTTTCTAGGATTAAAGCCCTCAGCGAGGTCTTCAGCAGTATCAACATCACACATATGTACACTTCTAAATATGATGTGAGCAATTTTTCCAACTCACTGCAATACCGGCAAGGCTTAGAACTATATAATAGCCTTCAGCAAATCTCCAGGCCCACTGAAGTAAATGAGGAAGGGATGTACATACCAATTTATGTCCTTAATCAGGTCGTGCTTACAGAGCGATTTTCTCCATTGATAGGGCTTGACCTCTTGACAAAAGACAGATTAAATATTTCCATCCTATACAATAAAGAACGAAATCTTGGCCTGAATTTCTCCAACTCACAGGTAACAGAGCAGAAAA contains:
- the sprA gene encoding cell surface protein SprA produces the protein MLWQNLRTNPLFPTRNPFLQSQAPFFQANPITQNIKVKVDSTLRYNVVDQIDTIRVGNEQEYDFEEFSKIQEYKVRQDYWRSRARGGDGESAVEGRGLIPPLTISPTLDRLFGGSEINITPSGYVNLDFGAIFRRVDNPTLPIRQQRNGGFNFDQQIQMAVNGSLGEKVKIGANFDSNNSFDFQNQMKLEFNGFEEDIIQSIEIGNVSMPVQNRLIQGAQNLFGVKTQLKFGKLGVTAVASTQRGRRDNLTIDANGQGRSFDIQASKYDENRHFFIGHFFRDNYERWLRGLPQVLSGVNVTRIEVYIMNRAANTETLRNFVAFMDLGEGRVIYNPTNPNIGSGNPSAPAGNSANSLYSNISNNPAFRPFDTGSRSMESSLGLRKGVDFEQINGARKLDQTEYFFNPQLGYLSLFRRLQNDEVLAVSYEYTYNGQVYKVGELTEDYQNRQEDEMIFMKLLRPARINTRVPTWDLMMKNVYNLNANQIMRDGFQLQVIYRDDRTGLDNPSLLEGTGLKDKPLIRLTGLDNLNPQNDPAPDGNFDFVEGLTILTNRGLLVFPVLEPFGSNLEKYFQPGEVVLKDKYVYDTLYKTTQADAELVTRLNKYFIKGRLTAGSASEIQLPGLNISPGSVIVQAGNIPLTEGVDFTVDYNVGRLVIINDAILQSGKQINVSFEKADLVSFQTRSLLGTRLDYLFNDKFNIGGTFLYLNERPNVTRIATGNETLRNSLWGLDGNFSDESRWLTKMADALPFTSTKETSLVQISGEFAHLIPGTSNRVNGDQASYIDDFEAAITPYNLGGAANQNWKLASTPQTSDNRFDLSNQTEDNLGAAYRRARVAWYNIDNIFYRENGPGVPSNITREDRRNHYVRRVVPQEIFPQQDRDVIVTPEPLFELAYFPSERGMYNYNTNLTTDGLLPNPKNNYGGVTRAITTEVDFDRTNIEYLEFWLMDPFIEGENGRVLDGIFNQNNTTGGKLFINLGDISEDLMKDGRHSFENGLPANGDPAETGQNEWGRITREQFLLPAFDNSETSRQNQDVGLDGLKNEDEATFFRSRYLDRLNVNATARNQILEDVSGDLFKYYLDEGFDQNNVKILERYKKYNGLEGNTPVTANENLPYTPSGSNTPDNEDLNNDNTINELENYYSYEMELKPGSMVVGQNYIVDKTTHNEGGENVDWYLFRIPVRQPDRIEGDISGFKSIRWIRTYLTDFEQPVVLRMANFRMVGSQWRVFQESLFEKGLFEIPEPDNSNVTVDVVSIEENSQGSATESPYVLPPGIFRDRDNTSTVERRLNEQSLRVCVEDLGPKDARAVFKNVTLDLVQFERIKMFLHADSEDAMDGEITAFLRLGTDYTDNYYEIEVPLMITPKGTRDPDQIWPETNEIDIAIQDVVGVKVARDNQKVSLNIPFSQQVGRYKVTVVGRPELNQSQSSMIGVRNPGTNGGGSRSICIWANELRVTGFTKSNGWAANALMNVKIADVAVVSGSISHNSIGFGGLETRLSQRARESTTQYDISTNVDIHKLLPEALGVSIPMYFSLENSTTKPEYDPLNPDVPFEIALQKFDTQDEKDAYRKITMDQINRKNISFNNVRKIKTNPESKSNFYDLSNFSFSYAFGLMSQTSAQIEDYTYKTYRGNVTYSFQPKPLTIEPFKNSGFLDSPHLKLIKDFNLNLSPTLVLARLDVDRKHMRSQYRNDQLTTTGVDPLFQKSFFINRFYTVNWDLTKNLRVDYTGSVMAVVDEPQGDLDTEQKSDSVRYNAWRFGRRTNYNHSINLNYTLPLDKSPLTDWIRAEYKYIATYTWLTGAIGQRDTLGNSIQNTRDQSLNGKFDLIRLYNKSKKLAALNAPKRPSIPGRTSIQAEDTIGTPFTNKVLKMLMMVKEISFNYGKIEGTFLPGYMPNTGLLGMDRAFDNPGLAFLLGSQDPGIRNEFAQAGIMAPSSELTQTFKQTRVTNMTFGSLVEPFQDFKITLNATKREVGDYQEIFRNSIDNPGVYESISPNRLGSYSISTIMIGTTFSKDRFDNSSPLFNDFENNRAIIKSRLDARDAGGEYSINGQDVLIPAFLAAYRGKDAATFDMNPFPKIPLPNWRLDYRGLSRIKALSEVFSSINITHMYTSKYDVSNFSNSLQYRQGLELYNSLQQISRPTEVNEEGMYIPIYVLNQVVLTERFSPLIGLDLLTKDRLNISILYNKERNLGLNFSNSQVTEQKSNDFGLTLGYTKAGVKVPFKFQGKQTVLKNDLQFKLDSKVVSTTQIQRKIEEGSTITSGNLNISFRPTVSYLINQNLNLTLYFDRTINDPRVTTAYKRTSTAFGGQLRFNLGQ